A window of the Blattabacterium cuenoti genome harbors these coding sequences:
- the lysA gene encoding diaminopimelate decarboxylase produces MIQVEKNNEQLIKLANKYGTPLYIYDTCKIKKQYQKMLYAFKNIKKNFLINYACKANTNLNILKFLQKLGSGLDTVSIQEIEIGLKAGFLQNKIIYTPNCVSINEIKKAVELGVKINLDNISILEQFGEYFPNYSIGIRINPHIMAGSNPKISVGHIDSKFGISYYQIPHIKKIIRNTRINIDGLHMHTGSDILDIKSFLDGAKILFQIALDFPDINYIDLGSGFKVPYTKGDRKTDLSCLSKIIIQEFNNFCKNYNKNKKDKDITLIFEPGKFLVSESGYFLVSVNVIKHTMSTVFAGVDSGFNHFIRPMFYDAYHNIENISNPSGCFRYYTVVGYICESDTFGFNRKIAEIHEGDVLCIKNAGAYCFSMSSNYNSRYRPSEVMIINGKDFLIRKRETMKDLLQNIVEIPI; encoded by the coding sequence ATGATTCAAGTAGAAAAAAATAATGAACAATTAATTAAATTAGCAAACAAATACGGAACTCCGTTATATATATATGATACTTGTAAAATAAAGAAACAGTATCAAAAAATGTTATATGCTTTTAAAAATATTAAAAAAAATTTTTTGATAAATTATGCTTGTAAAGCAAATACAAATTTAAATATATTAAAATTTTTACAAAAATTAGGTAGTGGATTAGATACTGTTTCTATTCAAGAAATAGAGATAGGATTAAAAGCTGGATTTTTACAAAATAAAATTATATACACTCCTAACTGTGTTTCTATTAATGAGATAAAAAAAGCTGTCGAATTAGGAGTAAAAATTAATTTAGATAACATATCTATTTTGGAACAATTTGGAGAATATTTTCCTAATTATTCTATAGGAATAAGGATAAATCCACATATTATGGCTGGATCAAATCCAAAAATATCAGTAGGCCATATTGATTCTAAATTTGGAATTTCTTATTATCAAATTCCACATATAAAGAAAATAATAAGAAATACAAGGATAAATATAGATGGATTACATATGCATACAGGATCTGATATATTAGATATTAAATCATTTTTAGATGGAGCAAAAATATTATTTCAAATAGCTTTAGATTTTCCTGATATTAATTATATTGATTTAGGAAGTGGATTTAAAGTCCCGTATACTAAAGGAGATAGAAAAACAGATCTATCTTGCTTGAGCAAGATCATAATACAAGAATTTAATAATTTTTGCAAAAATTATAATAAAAACAAAAAAGATAAAGATATTACATTAATATTTGAACCAGGAAAATTTTTAGTTAGTGAATCAGGATATTTCTTGGTAAGTGTAAATGTAATTAAACATACCATGTCAACTGTATTTGCTGGAGTAGATTCAGGGTTTAATCACTTTATTCGTCCTATGTTTTATGACGCTTATCACAATATAGAAAATATTTCTAATCCAAGTGGATGTTTTCGATACTATACAGTAGTCGGTTATATTTGTGAATCTGATACATTTGGTTTTAATCGAAAAATTGCAGAAATCCATGAAGGAGATGTTTTATGTATTAAAAATGCTGGTGCTTATTGTTTTTCTATGTCTTCTAATTATAACTCTAGGTATAGACCCTCTGAAGTTATGATTATAAACGGAAAAGATTTTTTAATAAGAAAAAGAGAAACAATGAAAGATCTTTTACAAAATATAGTAGAAATACCTATTTAA
- a CDS encoding methyltransferase — MLGMTYFLEMKFLINKKVFIPRPETEELVHWIIKNHFNNKNKMQVFDLCTGSGCIGISLKKKLSNIIENVYAIDFSNESIKIARKNAVLNNVKINFMITDIIKNIDSIPNSIINNNFTNLIVSNPPYIKTSNKKNLHYNIICYEPHDSIFVSDKNPIIFYKNISSWIIKKFNGIVYLYFEIDSIYNNIITKNLKSLGFFNIKTKKDFQGIYRMIYAEYHSG; from the coding sequence ATTCTTGGAATGACTTACTTTTTAGAAATGAAATTTCTAATTAACAAAAAAGTTTTTATTCCGAGACCAGAAACAGAAGAACTTGTACATTGGATTATTAAAAATCATTTTAATAATAAAAATAAAATGCAAGTATTTGATTTATGCACAGGTAGTGGATGTATAGGTATTTCTTTAAAAAAAAAATTATCAAATATTATTGAAAATGTATATGCAATAGATTTCTCTAATGAATCTATCAAAATTGCTCGAAAAAATGCTGTATTGAATAATGTAAAAATAAATTTTATGATTACAGATATTATAAAAAATATAGATTCAATTCCTAATTCAATTATAAATAATAATTTTACTAATCTTATAGTAAGTAATCCTCCGTATATAAAAACGTCTAATAAAAAAAATTTACATTATAATATTATTTGTTATGAACCACATGATTCTATATTTGTTTCTGATAAAAATCCGATAATTTTTTATAAAAATATTTCTTCATGGATTATTAAAAAATTTAATGGAATTGTTTACTTATATTTTGAAATAGATTCAATTTATAATAATATAATTACTAAAAATTTAAAATCATTAGGGTTTTTTAATATAAAAACTAAAAAAGATTTTCAAGGTATTTACCGAATGATATATGCTGAATATCATTCAGGTTAA
- the ligA gene encoding NAD-dependent DNA ligase LigA, which produces MKKSIKKIQDLRKQLLEYSHKYYNLNYSEISDYLFDQKLKELISLEKQYPELYDPNSPSKKIGLEVEKDHIKNHNYKMYSLQNAYSKEDLINWNKKINKSLSNFSFICELKYDGISINLVYKKGIFIHALTRGNGLIGENVTDNVIKYIKPSIPLKLNGNNFPNYLEIRGEIFITRKNFININKLRLKNGKNSYSNFRHAASGIIRSKNIKIKKKFNLSFIAFHALGQEFYTQYDALNKIQHWGFEVSNIIRVCYNLKDVFNFINYWKLLRHTLYYQIDGIVIKINEYKKQLSVGYTIKYPKWAIAYKFKQNVFETKLINIKFQVGRTGIITPVAHVNPISISGTIIKKVAIYNNNFIQKNDLHYGDIIFLEKSGDIIPIIKNINKSKRSNNTYPVLFLRKCPSCNHSLQKIKNIFYCINKDCSYIKIMKLIHFVSENAMNIKGIGKITIKKLYEKRIIYDIHHFFKLKKNDLMKINGIKDKLADYILININKSKKNSYQRVLYSLGIRYVGENVSKILSEYFYNIKLLINADYNYLISIPGIGVKIAKSIIDYFYDYKNIYVIKMLIQHGLILSKKKIKNNHYITGKNFVFTGKLYCMTRIKAKTIIESLGGKVYTNISNKIDFLVVGKNFGSKFRKSIEKKNIKILTESCFKKIIKNINE; this is translated from the coding sequence ATGAAAAAATCAATAAAAAAAATACAAGACTTAAGAAAACAATTATTAGAATATAGTCATAAATACTATAATTTAAATTATTCAGAAATTTCTGATTATCTTTTTGACCAAAAATTAAAAGAATTAATTTCTTTAGAAAAACAGTATCCTGAATTATATGATCCAAATTCCCCTTCTAAAAAAATAGGATTAGAAGTAGAAAAAGATCATATAAAAAATCATAATTATAAAATGTATTCTCTTCAAAATGCATACTCTAAAGAAGATTTAATAAATTGGAACAAAAAAATAAATAAATCATTAAGTAATTTTTCTTTTATATGCGAATTAAAATACGATGGAATATCTATAAATCTTGTATATAAAAAAGGTATATTTATACATGCATTAACTCGTGGTAATGGTCTTATTGGAGAAAATGTTACAGATAATGTAATAAAATATATAAAACCATCTATTCCTTTAAAATTAAACGGAAATAATTTTCCTAATTATTTAGAAATAAGAGGAGAAATATTTATTACTAGAAAAAATTTCATTAATATTAACAAACTTCGTTTAAAAAACGGAAAAAATTCATATTCAAATTTTAGACATGCAGCTAGTGGAATAATAAGATCTAAAAATATAAAAATTAAAAAAAAATTCAATTTATCATTTATAGCATTTCATGCTTTAGGACAAGAATTTTATACTCAATATGATGCTTTAAATAAAATACAACATTGGGGGTTCGAAGTGTCTAACATAATACGTGTTTGCTACAACTTAAAAGATGTATTTAATTTTATAAATTACTGGAAATTATTGAGGCATACACTTTATTACCAGATAGATGGAATAGTTATAAAAATAAATGAATATAAAAAACAATTGTCTGTTGGATATACTATAAAATATCCAAAATGGGCAATTGCTTACAAGTTTAAACAAAATGTTTTCGAAACTAAACTAATAAATATAAAATTTCAAGTAGGTAGAACTGGAATAATAACTCCAGTAGCTCATGTTAATCCTATTTCAATTTCTGGAACTATAATTAAAAAAGTAGCTATTTACAATAACAATTTCATTCAAAAGAATGATCTCCATTATGGAGATATTATTTTTTTAGAAAAAAGTGGAGACATTATTCCAATAATAAAAAATATAAATAAATCAAAAAGATCTAATAATACATATCCTGTATTATTTTTAAGAAAATGTCCATCATGTAATCATTCATTGCAAAAAATAAAAAATATATTTTATTGTATAAACAAAGATTGTTCTTATATAAAAATTATGAAATTGATACACTTTGTTAGTGAAAATGCTATGAATATAAAAGGTATAGGCAAAATTACTATAAAAAAATTGTATGAAAAAAGAATAATTTATGACATTCATCATTTCTTTAAACTAAAAAAAAATGATTTGATGAAGATTAATGGAATAAAAGATAAATTAGCTGATTATATATTAATAAATATTAATAAATCTAAAAAAAATTCTTATCAAAGAGTATTATATTCTTTAGGAATACGTTATGTTGGAGAAAATGTTTCTAAAATATTATCAGAATATTTTTATAATATTAAATTATTAATAAATGCAGATTATAATTATTTAATATCTATACCTGGAATAGGTGTTAAAATAGCTAAAAGTATCATTGACTATTTTTATGATTATAAAAATATATATGTAATAAAAATGTTAATCCAACATGGATTAATTCTATCAAAAAAAAAAATAAAAAATAATCATTATATAACAGGAAAAAATTTTGTATTTACAGGAAAATTATATTGTATGACTAGAATAAAAGCAAAAACAATAATAGAATCATTAGGAGGAAAAGTATACACTAATATTAGTAATAAAATTGATTTTCTTGTAGTTGGAAAAAACTTTGGATCAAAATTTAGAAAAAGTATTGAAAAAAAAAATATAAAAATTTTAACAGAATCTTGTTTTAAAAAGATTATTAAAAATATCAATGAATAA
- a CDS encoding 5'-3' exonuclease — MNYNKKLFLIDAFPIIYQGFYALKKNPLFTSFGLNTSPIINFTHFIINILNEENPKYMAIIFDGNQISFRKKIYKEYKSNRKKTPIEINISIPYINKILKAFQIFFIYSNYGYEADDIIGTIAKKAENKDYNVYILSSDKDFLQLVTNNIKIYIPSSKNKPKKILGLNEIKSDFGVNDPKQMIDLFSMMGDYSDNIPGLPGIGKKNAIKFVNKYGSIEGLFHSINELNKNLKKKIEFNKEIGLLYKKLITINTNISYINFCEKKFCIKNPIFTEVKNIFKELEFRMLFNKFCQYYKKINNL; from the coding sequence ATGAATTACAATAAAAAGTTATTTTTAATAGATGCATTTCCTATTATTTATCAAGGATTTTATGCATTAAAAAAAAATCCTTTATTTACATCTTTTGGATTGAATACTTCTCCTATTATAAATTTTACGCATTTTATAATAAATATTTTGAATGAAGAAAATCCAAAATACATGGCAATTATATTCGATGGAAATCAAATATCTTTTAGAAAAAAAATATATAAAGAATATAAATCAAATAGAAAAAAAACTCCAATAGAAATTAATATATCTATTCCTTATATAAATAAAATTTTAAAAGCATTTCAAATTTTTTTTATTTATTCCAATTATGGATATGAAGCGGATGATATTATAGGGACTATAGCCAAAAAAGCAGAAAATAAAGATTATAATGTATATATTTTATCTTCTGATAAAGATTTCTTACAATTAGTAACAAATAATATTAAAATTTATATTCCATCTTCTAAAAATAAACCAAAAAAAATTTTAGGATTAAATGAAATAAAAAGTGATTTTGGTGTTAATGATCCGAAACAAATGATAGACTTATTTAGTATGATGGGAGATTATTCTGATAATATTCCTGGATTACCAGGAATTGGAAAAAAAAATGCCATAAAATTTGTTAATAAATATGGAAGTATTGAAGGTCTATTTCATTCAATTAATGAATTGAATAAAAATTTAAAAAAAAAAATTGAATTTAATAAAGAAATAGGACTTTTATATAAAAAATTAATTACTATAAATACAAACATTTCATACATTAACTTTTGTGAAAAAAAATTTTGTATAAAAAATCCAATCTTTACAGAAGTAAAAAATATATTTAAAGAATTAGAATTTCGTATGTTATTCAATAAGTTTTGTCAATACTATAAAAAAATAAATAATTTATAA
- the metG gene encoding methionine--tRNA ligase, protein MEKYKYIVTAALPYANGPIHIGHLSGVYLPADIFVRFLRRKGIDVIFISGSDEHGAPISIQAKKEKKTPKEIVNKYHNMIRNCFNDIGIQFDNYSRTSNKIHHKISISFFKQLLIKKKIFEKTSDQYYDNKYKQFLADRFIYGICPFCNNKEAYGDQCEKCGNSLSSEELINPKSVISGSIPILKKTKHWYFPLNKYQNFLKKWIIINHKKDWKLNVYGQSKSWIDIGLKPRSITRDLEWGVPVPYNNGKVLYVWFEAPIGYISSTIEWANRNNVNWSSYWKNKKTKLIQFIGKDNIVFHCIIFPTILKACDKGYIFPHHILANEFLNLENKKISTSKNWAVWCHEYLKDFPNQQDTLRYTLITNMPEKKDSNFNWKDLQRKNNTELVSILGNFINRCMVLIKRHNNKIVPTPGIFSNKDKYILNEIKCCTKKIGQLIKSYKFKDSITCFMNLAKIGNKYLTDEEPWNNHKDKKRVDTILYVSIQIVSILAQISEPFLPHISKKILIMIRSKLVSWDYITHTKTMLHPGHLLGDDTLLFKKINDDIIKKQLDKLKKSVY, encoded by the coding sequence ATGGAAAAATATAAATATATAGTAACAGCAGCATTACCATATGCAAATGGACCAATTCATATTGGACATTTGTCAGGAGTTTATTTACCAGCAGACATTTTCGTTCGTTTTCTTCGAAGAAAAGGTATAGATGTAATTTTTATATCTGGTTCAGATGAACATGGAGCTCCTATTTCAATTCAAGCAAAAAAAGAAAAAAAAACTCCTAAAGAGATTGTAAATAAATATCATAATATGATTCGTAATTGTTTCAATGATATTGGAATACAATTTGATAATTATTCAAGAACTTCCAATAAAATTCATCATAAAATATCGATATCTTTTTTTAAACAACTTTTGATAAAAAAAAAAATATTCGAAAAAACATCCGATCAATATTATGATAATAAATACAAACAATTTTTAGCAGATAGATTTATCTATGGAATATGTCCTTTTTGTAATAACAAGGAAGCTTATGGAGATCAATGTGAAAAATGTGGAAATTCATTATCGTCTGAAGAATTAATAAATCCAAAATCTGTTATAAGTGGAAGTATACCAATATTAAAAAAAACTAAACACTGGTACTTTCCTTTAAACAAATATCAAAATTTTCTTAAAAAATGGATTATAATTAATCATAAAAAAGATTGGAAATTAAATGTTTATGGACAATCAAAATCTTGGATAGATATTGGATTGAAACCTCGTTCAATAACAAGAGATTTAGAGTGGGGAGTGCCTGTCCCATATAATAATGGAAAAGTATTGTATGTATGGTTTGAAGCTCCTATAGGTTATATATCATCTACTATAGAATGGGCTAATAGGAATAATGTTAATTGGAGTTCTTATTGGAAAAATAAAAAAACTAAACTAATTCAATTTATTGGAAAAGATAATATTGTATTTCATTGTATAATTTTTCCAACTATATTAAAAGCATGTGACAAAGGATATATTTTTCCTCATCATATTTTAGCTAATGAGTTTCTAAATCTAGAAAATAAAAAAATATCAACTTCTAAAAATTGGGCTGTGTGGTGTCACGAATACTTGAAAGACTTTCCAAACCAACAAGATACTTTACGATATACACTTATCACAAATATGCCTGAAAAAAAAGATAGTAATTTTAATTGGAAAGATTTACAAAGAAAAAATAACACAGAATTAGTATCAATATTAGGAAATTTTATAAATAGATGTATGGTCTTAATTAAGAGACATAATAATAAAATAGTTCCTACGCCAGGAATATTTTCTAATAAGGATAAATACATTTTAAACGAAATAAAATGTTGTACAAAAAAAATAGGTCAATTAATAAAATCATATAAGTTCAAAGATTCTATAACGTGTTTTATGAACTTAGCTAAAATTGGAAATAAATATTTAACTGATGAAGAGCCATGGAATAATCATAAAGATAAAAAACGTGTTGATACTATTCTTTATGTATCAATACAGATTGTTTCTATTTTAGCTCAAATATCTGAACCTTTTCTACCTCATATATCAAAAAAAATTTTGATAATGATTCGATCAAAACTAGTTTCATGGGATTATATAACTCATACAAAAACAATGTTGCATCCTGGTCATTTGTTAGGTGATGATACTTTATTATTTAAAAAAATTAATGATGATATTATTAAAAAACAATTAGATAAATTAAAAAAATCAGTGTATTAA
- the nadD gene encoding nicotinate (nicotinamide) nucleotide adenylyltransferase: protein MNIILYFGSFNPIHLGHIIIANYIVEYIENINSVWFIVSPQNPLKKNLLDYNIRENMVKISISDFKKMNISDIESGFYPSYTIETLNRIRKMYPIIKFSILLGEDVFSSLRKWKNYQVILNEYDIFVYPRIGNFPIPVFKQKKKIYLKNAPIIGISSSFIRNSIKKGKNVKPFLHSKVWNYINKYNIYQK from the coding sequence ATGAATATAATACTATATTTTGGATCTTTCAATCCGATTCATTTAGGTCATATTATTATTGCGAATTATATCGTAGAATATATAGAAAATATAAATTCTGTTTGGTTTATAGTATCACCACAAAATCCGCTAAAAAAAAACTTATTAGATTATAATATTAGAGAAAATATGGTTAAAATATCTATATCTGATTTTAAAAAAATGAACATATCAGATATTGAATCAGGGTTTTATCCATCTTATACAATAGAGACTCTAAATCGTATTAGAAAGATGTATCCAATAATAAAATTTTCTATTCTTCTTGGAGAAGATGTTTTTTCTTCATTAAGAAAATGGAAGAACTATCAAGTTATTTTAAACGAATATGATATTTTTGTTTATCCTAGAATAGGAAATTTTCCTATTCCTGTATTTAAACAAAAAAAGAAAATATATTTGAAAAATGCGCCTATTATTGGAATATCTTCTTCTTTCATACGTAATTCTATTAAAAAAGGAAAAAATGTTAAACCATTTCTACATTCAAAAGTTTGGAATTATATTAATAAGTATAATATTTATCAAAAGTAA
- the lon gene encoding endopeptidase La → MLLKNIFTEYKSGFESEAEFIPLMSQDEEDQLLKDDVPKQLCILTVRNMVLYSGIVFPIIAGRSGSIQLLQDAYELDKTVGVLTQKNSVIENLSEKDLYSIGTVAKILKLLKMPDGNTTVILQGKKRFKVNRFIQNDPYFKAEIIALEENKPSCKDKEYIALVESIKEIAIKIIQDNPNIPSEASIAIRNIESPSFLINFVAANMNLSTKDKQKLLEYDDIKKRAMETLRFLNIEHQQIKLKNDIQSRVRNDMDQQQREYFLHQQIKAIQEELGDISYEKEIEDMKIKASRKKWPKEAKKQFERELLKMQRTNPQMPEYTVQRNYLELMVDLPWNKYSKDSFDLEYAQRILNRDHYGLDKIKERIIEYLAVLKLRGDMRSPILCFYGPPGVGKTSLGKSIATALKRKYVRISLGGLHDESEIRGHRRTYIGAMPGRLLQSIRKVGTSNPVFVIDEIDKMGIGTNGDPSSAMLEVLDPEQNTSFYDNFLEMGYDLSKVLFIATANSLSHIQPALIDRMEILEMNGYTVEEKTQIVKKHILPKQLKENGLKKSDLILGTKQIEKIIESYTRESGLRTLEKHIAKLTRYIAKHIAMKKKYTKRLSIEKIENILGIPSDPDRYEENNVPGVVTGLAWTNFGGDILYIESIISKGKGNLSITGNLGEVMKESATIALQYIKAHYKEFNIDPIMFEEKNVHIHVPEGAVPKDGPSAGITMLTSMVSCYTKRKLKPYLAMTGEITLRGKVLPVGGIKEKILAAKRANIKEIILSQDNKKDVEEIKSEHLKGLTFDYVKNMNDVIHLSLMEQYDSSRKK, encoded by the coding sequence ATGTTACTAAAAAATATATTTACTGAATATAAATCTGGATTTGAATCTGAAGCGGAGTTTATACCGTTGATGAGTCAAGATGAAGAAGATCAACTTCTAAAAGACGATGTCCCAAAACAACTATGCATCTTAACAGTAAGAAATATGGTTTTATACTCCGGAATCGTATTTCCAATTATAGCAGGTAGGAGTGGATCTATCCAGTTATTACAAGATGCTTATGAATTGGATAAAACAGTTGGAGTATTAACTCAAAAAAATTCTGTTATAGAAAACCTTAGTGAAAAAGATCTATATTCTATTGGAACAGTAGCTAAAATTTTAAAATTGTTAAAAATGCCTGATGGAAATACTACTGTTATTTTACAAGGAAAAAAAAGATTCAAAGTTAATCGTTTTATTCAAAATGATCCATATTTTAAAGCGGAAATAATCGCTTTAGAAGAAAATAAACCATCATGTAAAGATAAAGAATATATCGCTTTAGTAGAATCAATTAAAGAAATTGCAATAAAAATTATTCAAGATAATCCTAATATTCCATCAGAAGCTAGTATTGCTATACGAAATATAGAAAGTCCATCATTTTTAATAAACTTTGTAGCAGCAAATATGAATTTATCTACTAAAGACAAACAGAAATTATTGGAATATGATGATATAAAAAAAAGAGCGATGGAAACATTACGTTTTTTAAATATAGAACATCAACAGATTAAATTAAAAAACGATATACAATCTCGTGTTAGAAATGATATGGATCAACAACAAAGAGAATACTTTTTACATCAACAAATAAAAGCCATACAGGAAGAATTAGGAGATATTTCCTATGAAAAGGAAATTGAAGATATGAAAATAAAAGCTTCTAGAAAAAAATGGCCTAAAGAAGCAAAAAAACAATTTGAAAGAGAATTGTTAAAAATGCAAAGAACAAATCCACAAATGCCTGAATATACAGTACAAAGAAATTATTTAGAGCTAATGGTGGATTTACCATGGAACAAATATTCAAAAGATAGTTTTGATTTAGAATATGCACAAAGAATATTAAATAGAGATCATTATGGATTAGACAAAATAAAAGAACGTATTATAGAATATTTAGCCGTATTAAAATTAAGAGGAGATATGCGTTCTCCTATTTTATGTTTTTATGGTCCTCCTGGTGTAGGAAAAACTTCACTAGGAAAATCTATAGCAACTGCACTTAAAAGAAAATATGTCCGCATTTCTTTAGGAGGATTACACGATGAATCAGAAATACGAGGACATAGAAGAACTTATATAGGAGCTATGCCTGGAAGACTATTACAGTCTATACGAAAAGTGGGAACTTCTAATCCTGTTTTTGTAATTGATGAAATCGATAAAATGGGAATAGGAACTAATGGAGATCCTTCTTCCGCTATGTTAGAAGTTTTAGATCCTGAACAAAATACATCATTTTATGATAATTTTCTAGAAATGGGTTATGATTTATCAAAAGTATTATTCATTGCCACAGCAAATTCATTATCTCATATACAACCAGCTCTTATAGATAGAATGGAAATTCTAGAAATGAATGGATATACAGTAGAAGAAAAAACTCAAATAGTAAAGAAACATATACTTCCTAAACAGTTGAAAGAAAATGGATTAAAAAAATCAGATTTAATATTAGGAACTAAACAAATAGAAAAAATTATTGAAAGCTATACAAGAGAATCTGGACTAAGAACATTAGAAAAACATATTGCAAAATTAACACGTTATATAGCTAAACATATTGCAATGAAAAAAAAATATACTAAACGTTTAAGTATTGAAAAAATAGAAAATATACTAGGAATTCCTAGTGATCCAGATCGTTATGAAGAAAATAATGTTCCAGGAGTAGTAACAGGGTTAGCTTGGACCAATTTTGGAGGAGATATTTTGTATATAGAATCAATTATATCTAAAGGAAAAGGAAATTTAAGTATCACTGGAAATCTAGGAGAAGTTATGAAAGAATCTGCAACAATTGCTTTACAATATATTAAAGCTCATTATAAAGAATTTAATATAGATCCTATAATGTTTGAAGAAAAAAATGTACACATACATGTTCCTGAAGGAGCAGTCCCTAAAGATGGCCCGTCTGCAGGTATAACGATGTTAACATCAATGGTTTCATGTTATACAAAAAGAAAATTAAAACCTTATTTAGCAATGACTGGAGAAATAACATTAAGAGGAAAGGTTTTGCCTGTAGGAGGAATTAAAGAAAAAATTTTAGCAGCTAAACGTGCTAATATAAAAGAAATTATTTTATCACAAGATAATAAAAAAGACGTAGAGGAAATAAAATCTGAACATCTAAAAGGATTAACATTCGATTATGTAAAAAATATGAATGATGTAATTCATTTATCCTTAATGGAACAATATGATTCAAGTAGAAAAAAATAA